Proteins encoded within one genomic window of Bombus terrestris chromosome 11, iyBomTerr1.2, whole genome shotgun sequence:
- the LOC100651534 gene encoding uncharacterized protein LOC100651534 isoform X2: MQGKECVEGHSGCKRCRDGTCARCAVLLHQGTCVDTCPPGHIADWSTRDEYMGRICKETGYMFGFTGSQVAILVGVVSGATICILIILCGAIIVHRRKKKAAKLIQQFEDSAERREFLKHLAMLRGEANTFLSMLNDTRRQVRELYYSGNNGDGAVGIQAYRPVLRDLARILVLINRRDDEIPIPPDDWQRLFSWAERLLRRYKRHSSPEVAQLITFLQQPTASVQINSTQQVTITQSPQPYETRTTPTNLTTFQPNAPLTTFQASDKSSISPASSSLGYIKDSPVSSSLGQNSSGAYNEKLSPNGSSIGQTTPLVYDNQKRLKPSNTHFQELAISTFNHKYNTGATLTESTCAIDECEANGLDRELNPQWEFQSSTEAANYTILSDWSPAREYLIDDFTILGFRPQDEITTEL; this comes from the exons AATGTGTTGAAGGACATAGTGGCTGCAAGAGATGTAGAGATGGAACATGTGCAAGATGTGCAGTTCTTTTACATCAAGGTACTTGTGTCGATACTTGTCCACCAGGTCATATTGCAGATTGGTCAACTAGAGATGAATACATGGGCAGAATTTGTAAAGAAACAGGATATATGTTTGGATTTACTGGTAGTCAAGTAGCCATTTTGGTAGGAGTTGTTTCTGGTGCAACTATATGTATTCTGATAATATTATGTGGGGCTATAATTGTacatagaagaaagaaaaaagctgCTAAACTAATCCAACAGTTTGAAGACAG tgcagagagaagagaatttttaaaacatcTTGCAATGCTTAGAGGGGAAGCCAACACGTTTCTTTCTATGCTCAATGACACAAGGAGACAAGTTAGGGAGTTATACTATTCAGGAAATAATGGAGATGGTGCTGTTGGAATACAAGCCTATAG ACCAGTTTTGCGGGATTTGGCAAGGATACTGGTTCTTATTAATAGGAGAGACGATGAAATACCAATTCCTCCAGATGATTGGCAAAGACTTTTTTCATGGGCTGAGAGATTATTAAGAAGATACAAAAGGCACAGCTCACCTGAA GTGGCTCAACTTATAACATTCTTACAACAACCAACAGCGTCCGTCCAAATAAATTCAACACAGCAAGTAACAATCACACAATCACCTCAGCCTTATGAAACAAGAACCACTCCAACCAATCTAACTACATTCCAACCAAATGCACCACTTACAACATTTCAAGCAAGTGACAAATCAAGTATCAGCCCTGCAAGTTCCAGTCTTGGATATATAAAAGATAGCCCTGTGAGCTCTAGTCTTGGGCAAAACAGCTCTGGAGCTTATAACGAAAAACTTAGTCCAAATGGATCTAGCATAGGACAAACAACTCCACTAGTATATGATAACCAAAAACGACTGAAACCTTCAAATACACATTTCCAAGAACTTGCCATTTCCACTTTTAATCATAAATACAATACTGGTGCAACATTAACAGAATCCACTTGTGCAATAGATGAATGCGAGGCAAATGGACTCGATCGTGAATTAAATCCTCAGTGGGAATTTCAAAGTAGTACAGAGGCTGCTAACTATACTATTTTATCAGATTGGTCACCTGCTCGTGAATACCTCATTGATGACTTTACAATTCTCGGTTTCCGACCACAAGATGAAATTACCACAgaattgtaa
- the LOC100651534 gene encoding uncharacterized protein LOC100651534 isoform X1 gives MGNLPTLVKFSAALLSCILDYTRADDELQECVEGHSGCKRCRDGTCARCAVLLHQGTCVDTCPPGHIADWSTRDEYMGRICKETGYMFGFTGSQVAILVGVVSGATICILIILCGAIIVHRRKKKAAKLIQQFEDSAERREFLKHLAMLRGEANTFLSMLNDTRRQVRELYYSGNNGDGAVGIQAYRPVLRDLARILVLINRRDDEIPIPPDDWQRLFSWAERLLRRYKRHSSPEVAQLITFLQQPTASVQINSTQQVTITQSPQPYETRTTPTNLTTFQPNAPLTTFQASDKSSISPASSSLGYIKDSPVSSSLGQNSSGAYNEKLSPNGSSIGQTTPLVYDNQKRLKPSNTHFQELAISTFNHKYNTGATLTESTCAIDECEANGLDRELNPQWEFQSSTEAANYTILSDWSPAREYLIDDFTILGFRPQDEITTEL, from the exons AATGTGTTGAAGGACATAGTGGCTGCAAGAGATGTAGAGATGGAACATGTGCAAGATGTGCAGTTCTTTTACATCAAGGTACTTGTGTCGATACTTGTCCACCAGGTCATATTGCAGATTGGTCAACTAGAGATGAATACATGGGCAGAATTTGTAAAGAAACAGGATATATGTTTGGATTTACTGGTAGTCAAGTAGCCATTTTGGTAGGAGTTGTTTCTGGTGCAACTATATGTATTCTGATAATATTATGTGGGGCTATAATTGTacatagaagaaagaaaaaagctgCTAAACTAATCCAACAGTTTGAAGACAG tgcagagagaagagaatttttaaaacatcTTGCAATGCTTAGAGGGGAAGCCAACACGTTTCTTTCTATGCTCAATGACACAAGGAGACAAGTTAGGGAGTTATACTATTCAGGAAATAATGGAGATGGTGCTGTTGGAATACAAGCCTATAG ACCAGTTTTGCGGGATTTGGCAAGGATACTGGTTCTTATTAATAGGAGAGACGATGAAATACCAATTCCTCCAGATGATTGGCAAAGACTTTTTTCATGGGCTGAGAGATTATTAAGAAGATACAAAAGGCACAGCTCACCTGAA GTGGCTCAACTTATAACATTCTTACAACAACCAACAGCGTCCGTCCAAATAAATTCAACACAGCAAGTAACAATCACACAATCACCTCAGCCTTATGAAACAAGAACCACTCCAACCAATCTAACTACATTCCAACCAAATGCACCACTTACAACATTTCAAGCAAGTGACAAATCAAGTATCAGCCCTGCAAGTTCCAGTCTTGGATATATAAAAGATAGCCCTGTGAGCTCTAGTCTTGGGCAAAACAGCTCTGGAGCTTATAACGAAAAACTTAGTCCAAATGGATCTAGCATAGGACAAACAACTCCACTAGTATATGATAACCAAAAACGACTGAAACCTTCAAATACACATTTCCAAGAACTTGCCATTTCCACTTTTAATCATAAATACAATACTGGTGCAACATTAACAGAATCCACTTGTGCAATAGATGAATGCGAGGCAAATGGACTCGATCGTGAATTAAATCCTCAGTGGGAATTTCAAAGTAGTACAGAGGCTGCTAACTATACTATTTTATCAGATTGGTCACCTGCTCGTGAATACCTCATTGATGACTTTACAATTCTCGGTTTCCGACCACAAGATGAAATTACCACAgaattgtaa
- the LOC100651534 gene encoding uncharacterized protein LOC100651534 isoform X3, whose product MGRICKETGYMFGFTGSQVAILVGVVSGATICILIILCGAIIVHRRKKKAAKLIQQFEDSAERREFLKHLAMLRGEANTFLSMLNDTRRQVRELYYSGNNGDGAVGIQAYRPVLRDLARILVLINRRDDEIPIPPDDWQRLFSWAERLLRRYKRHSSPEVAQLITFLQQPTASVQINSTQQVTITQSPQPYETRTTPTNLTTFQPNAPLTTFQASDKSSISPASSSLGYIKDSPVSSSLGQNSSGAYNEKLSPNGSSIGQTTPLVYDNQKRLKPSNTHFQELAISTFNHKYNTGATLTESTCAIDECEANGLDRELNPQWEFQSSTEAANYTILSDWSPAREYLIDDFTILGFRPQDEITTEL is encoded by the exons ATGGGCAGAATTTGTAAAGAAACAGGATATATGTTTGGATTTACTGGTAGTCAAGTAGCCATTTTGGTAGGAGTTGTTTCTGGTGCAACTATATGTATTCTGATAATATTATGTGGGGCTATAATTGTacatagaagaaagaaaaaagctgCTAAACTAATCCAACAGTTTGAAGACAG tgcagagagaagagaatttttaaaacatcTTGCAATGCTTAGAGGGGAAGCCAACACGTTTCTTTCTATGCTCAATGACACAAGGAGACAAGTTAGGGAGTTATACTATTCAGGAAATAATGGAGATGGTGCTGTTGGAATACAAGCCTATAG ACCAGTTTTGCGGGATTTGGCAAGGATACTGGTTCTTATTAATAGGAGAGACGATGAAATACCAATTCCTCCAGATGATTGGCAAAGACTTTTTTCATGGGCTGAGAGATTATTAAGAAGATACAAAAGGCACAGCTCACCTGAA GTGGCTCAACTTATAACATTCTTACAACAACCAACAGCGTCCGTCCAAATAAATTCAACACAGCAAGTAACAATCACACAATCACCTCAGCCTTATGAAACAAGAACCACTCCAACCAATCTAACTACATTCCAACCAAATGCACCACTTACAACATTTCAAGCAAGTGACAAATCAAGTATCAGCCCTGCAAGTTCCAGTCTTGGATATATAAAAGATAGCCCTGTGAGCTCTAGTCTTGGGCAAAACAGCTCTGGAGCTTATAACGAAAAACTTAGTCCAAATGGATCTAGCATAGGACAAACAACTCCACTAGTATATGATAACCAAAAACGACTGAAACCTTCAAATACACATTTCCAAGAACTTGCCATTTCCACTTTTAATCATAAATACAATACTGGTGCAACATTAACAGAATCCACTTGTGCAATAGATGAATGCGAGGCAAATGGACTCGATCGTGAATTAAATCCTCAGTGGGAATTTCAAAGTAGTACAGAGGCTGCTAACTATACTATTTTATCAGATTGGTCACCTGCTCGTGAATACCTCATTGATGACTTTACAATTCTCGGTTTCCGACCACAAGATGAAATTACCACAgaattgtaa